In one Corynebacterium bovis DSM 20582 = CIP 54.80 genomic region, the following are encoded:
- the lysA gene encoding diaminopimelate decarboxylase has protein sequence MDPQVSLPVTPLRRRVSTLDEFTALPEHVFPLTTTVDSAGRAALGGVLFTDIAERVGTPVFVMDEEDFRARCRRLAAAFRGGHHVHYASKAFLSRTVCRWVEEEGLALDVASEGELAVALSAAFPAGRITVHGNNKSERFLRMAVEAGAGLIVLDSSQEIGRLAEVAAAAGRVQDVLVRVKPGVHVDTHEFIATSHEDQKFGFSLASGSAERAALAVAGTGSLRLRGLHCHVGSQVFDADGFALAAERLLGLWSRLLGSFGADGSGAGGDAGAFDILDLGGGYGIAYTPDQSPLDVEAVAGDLLAQVERHATEIGVPVPSVSVEPGRAVVGPTTVTLYRVGTVKDVHTSDDAVRRYLSVDGGMSDNIRPALYRAEYDCRLVNRVAEGRMVPTRVVGSHCESGDIIINDALMPDDIAPGDLLAVPATGAYCYSMSSRYNMMTRPPVVVVRDGELRTMLRRETLDDVLSLEVDGTV, from the coding sequence ATGGACCCCCAGGTCAGCCTGCCGGTGACGCCGTTGCGTCGGAGGGTGTCGACGCTCGACGAGTTCACGGCCCTGCCGGAGCACGTCTTCCCGCTGACGACGACGGTCGACTCCGCCGGCCGCGCCGCCCTGGGGGGCGTGCTGTTCACCGACATCGCCGAGCGGGTGGGGACCCCGGTGTTCGTCATGGACGAGGAGGACTTCCGCGCGCGGTGCCGGCGGCTGGCCGCGGCGTTCCGCGGGGGGCACCACGTCCACTACGCGTCGAAGGCGTTCCTGTCCCGCACGGTGTGCCGGTGGGTGGAGGAGGAGGGCCTGGCCCTCGATGTGGCGAGTGAGGGGGAGCTCGCGGTCGCGCTGTCGGCGGCGTTCCCCGCCGGGCGGATCACCGTCCACGGCAACAACAAGTCGGAGCGGTTCCTGCGGATGGCGGTGGAGGCCGGGGCGGGTCTCATCGTCCTCGACTCCTCGCAGGAGATCGGGCGGCTGGCGGAGGTCGCCGCCGCCGCGGGCCGCGTCCAGGACGTGCTGGTGCGGGTGAAGCCGGGGGTGCACGTCGACACCCACGAGTTCATCGCGACGTCGCACGAGGACCAGAAGTTCGGGTTCTCCCTGGCCTCCGGGTCGGCGGAGCGGGCCGCCCTCGCGGTGGCGGGGACCGGCAGTCTCCGGTTGCGGGGGCTGCACTGCCACGTCGGGTCGCAGGTGTTCGACGCCGACGGTTTCGCGCTGGCCGCCGAGCGCCTGCTGGGGCTGTGGTCGCGGCTGCTCGGGTCGTTCGGTGCCGACGGGTCCGGTGCGGGGGGTGACGCCGGGGCCTTCGACATCCTCGACCTCGGCGGCGGGTACGGCATCGCCTACACCCCGGACCAGTCGCCGTTGGATGTCGAGGCGGTGGCGGGGGACCTGCTCGCCCAGGTCGAACGGCACGCGACGGAGATCGGGGTCCCGGTGCCGTCGGTGTCCGTCGAGCCGGGTCGGGCGGTCGTGGGGCCGACGACGGTGACGCTGTACCGCGTCGGCACGGTCAAGGACGTGCACACCTCGGACGACGCCGTGCGCCGCTACCTCTCGGTCGACGGGGGGATGAGCGACAACATCCGGCCGGCGCTCTACCGGGCGGAGTACGACTGCCGGCTCGTCAACCGGGTGGCGGAGGGGCGGATGGTGCCGACGCGGGTCGTCGGCAGCCACTGCGAGTCCGGGGACATCATCATCAACGACGCCCTCATGCCGGACGACATCGCCCCGGGGGACCTTCTCGCCGTCCCGGCGACGGGGGCGTACTGCTACTCCATGTCGTCCCGGTACAACATGATGACCCGGCCGCCGGTCGTGGTCGTCCGGGACGGGGAGCTGCGGACGATGCTCCGCCGGGAGACGCTCGACGACGTGCTGTCGCTCGAGGTCGACGGGACCGTCTGA